A window from Solanum stenotomum isolate F172 chromosome 5, ASM1918654v1, whole genome shotgun sequence encodes these proteins:
- the LOC125864049 gene encoding F-box/kelch-repeat protein At3g23880-like, with the protein MEIVTLVQQVHSQILYYHVQYIPNQQQQRCKRGLSYQNRPSSSKNFIPKTESEVEEGFHRHPKWEKPTNCVEFPSILPPELISEIISKLPVKSLLKFRSVSKSWLSLISSPEFINTHLTVYNNKDQRHHRLMLGFGMHCYRLRECSFSSLFYNPVIEISELNYPMEVEYDEGFSPVGSINGLICLAHGYHSPKHLFLWNPSIRKYKKLPNSRPKFRYDACMYGFGYDEFHDDYKVVGIFCIYGSSLHIDFKIYSLKNDSWRKIRYSHDGMCFSRRSVFVKGKLHWTTHSRDQYVWGGGIVSFSLANENWGKVEEPCYGGKESISELGVFGNDLCGFSHDLAIGVDVWVMKDYGITESWTKICTITYPKLERYLYFPSVFLSDNGDVLVGYGSTFIIYNPKDDSLKYPKVINYNEWQIGEIYIESLISPLSTEGLRPKQKQCVKKLKSRQSSNK; encoded by the exons ATGGAAATTGTGACGTTGGTTCAACAAGTGCATTCTCAAATACTTTACTATCATGTGCAGTACATTCCCAACCAGCAGCAACAAAG GTGTAAGAGGGGTTTATCATATCAAAACCGGCCGTCTTCCTCGAAGAATTTCATTCCAAAAACGGAATCTGAAGTAGAAGAAGGCTTTCATCGACACCCAAAATGGGAGAAACCCACAAACTGTGTTGAATTTCCATCAATCTTGCCACCAGAGCTCATCAGTGAAATCATATCAAAGCTACCAGTGAAATCCCTCTTGAAATTCAGGTCTGTTTCGAAATCTTGGCTTTCTTTGATCTCTAGCCCTGAATTTATCAACACCCATCTTACTGTATATAACAACAAGGATCAGAGACACCACAGGCTTATGCTAGGGTTTGGTATGCATTGCTACAGACTTAGGGAATGTTCTTTTAGCTCTTTATTTTATAACCCTGTTATTGAGATATCTGAATTGAATTATCCCATGGAAGTCGAATATGATGAAGGATTTTCGCCTGTGGGTTCTATTAATGGATTGATTTGTCTTGCCCATGGGTATCACTCACCAAAACATTTGTTTCTATGGAATCCATCTATTAGGAAGTACAAGAAATTGCCTAATTCTAGACCTAAATTTAGATATGATGCCTGTATGTATGGTTTTGGGTATGATGAGTTCCATGATGATTATAAGGTAGTGggtattttttgtatttatggAAGTTCGCTTCATATTGACTtcaaaatatatagtttaaagAATGATTCTTGGAGAAAGATTCGTTATTCACATGACGGGATGTGTTTCAGTAGACGGAGTGTATTTGTGAAGGGGAAACTTCATTGGACTACTCATTCTCGTGATCAATATGTGTGGGGTGGGGGCATTGTTTCTTTTAGTTTAGCTAATGAGAATTGGGGAAAGGTGGAGGAGCCCTGCTATGGAGGAAAAGAAAGTATTTCGGAGTTGGGAGTGTTTGGAAATGATCTTTGTGGGTTCTCTCATGATCTGGCGATTGGCGTAGATGTTTGGGTTATGAAAGATTATGGAATTACAGAATCTTGGACAAAGATATGCACCATCACGTATCCAAAACTCGAGAGATATCTATATTTTCCATCCGTTTTCTTGTCAGATAATGGTGATGTTTTGGTTGGGTACGGATCAACGTTCATCATATACAATCCAAAGGATGACTCCCTCAAATATCCAAAGGTTATTAACTATAATGAGTGGCAAATAGGGGAAATCTACATTGAAAGCCTAATTTCTCCTCTTTCTACAGAAGGGCTTAGGCCGAAACAGAAACAATGTGTGAAAAAGCTCAAATCAAGGCAGTCTAGTAACAAATAA